From a region of the Helianthus annuus cultivar XRQ/B chromosome 5, HanXRQr2.0-SUNRISE, whole genome shotgun sequence genome:
- the LOC110943773 gene encoding uncharacterized protein LOC110943773 encodes MSLVAWENVMTPKDLGGVGVGSLKDANLAMLAKWWWRFKTDPNSLWRKVIWSIHKNERSWNPIPGKMSIAGPWKQIGKLSKEFGKYGLTLAECFRVIPRVGDAVAFWKDKWAGNESLKDMFPTLFELERSKNVSVAERVKNVDGTLILNFSWVRQLTSAEEADNVQSLSEVVLGTAREQGPDRWLWEMDGSGTFSVKSIKDALQHARFLDLGNNFEWNNWVPIKINFLAWRVSLDRAPTLVALAHRNVHVGQLGCRLCEQYDEDSDHLFVGCEVAQFIWDSISIWCRISNIYAFTVKDLLGWYKNVQENNAWRKLIYAIMQVAVWVIWRSRNEVTFNGKQVNREQMVNEIKHLSYLWVGCRSRLKEVSWEEWCNFDMSSKCL; translated from the coding sequence ATGAGTTTGGTTGCGTGGGAAAATGTTATGACACCAAAAGACCTAGGAGGGGTGGGTGTAGGATCGCTAAAAGATGCAAATTTAGCAATGCTTGctaagtggtggtggaggtttaaaACGGATCCTAATAGTTTATGGCGTAAGGTGATTTGGAGCATACACAAGAATGAAAGATCATGGAATCCGATTCCCGGGAAGATGTCTATAGCTGGGCCGTGGAAACAAATTGGGAAATTGTCGAAGGAATTTGGAAAATATGGATTAACTTTGGCTGAGTGCTTTCGGGTCATCCCCAGAGTGGGTGATGCGGTTGCTTTTTGGAAAGACAAGTGGGCTGGTAATGAATCGTTAAAAGATATGTTTCCTACATTGTTCGAGTTGGAAAGGAGTAAAAATGTGTCGGTTGCGGAACGGGTGAAGAATGTGGATGGTACGTTGATTCTGAATTTCTCCTGGGTGAGACAGTTGACATCGGCTGAAGAAGCGGACAATGTTCAAAGTCTATCCGAAGTGGTGCTTGGGACCGCTAGGGAACAAGGGCCTGACAGGTGGCTGTGGGAAATGGATGGATCAGGTACGTTTTCGGTTAAAAGCATAAAAGATGCTCTTCAACATGCTAGATTCTTGGATCTGGGCAACAATTTTGAATGGAATAATTGGGTTCCCATAAAGATAAATTTCTTGGCGTGGAGGGTGTCTTTGGACCGGGCTCCAACGCTAGTTGCATTAGCTCATAGAAACGTTCATGTCGGCCAATTGGGTTGTAGGTTGTGTGAGCAATATGACGAAGACTCGGATCATTTGTTTGTGGGCTGTGAGGTAGCACAGTTTATTTGGGATTCCATATCTATTTGGTGCAGAATTTCGAACATATATGCATTTACAGTGAAGGATCTATTGGGTTGGTATAAAAATGTTCAAGAAAATAATGCATGGAGGAAACTAATATATGCCATTATGCAAGTGGCAGTTTGGGTGATTTGGCGAAGCAGAAACGAGGTAACTTTCAACGGCAAACAAGTAAACAGGGAGCAAATGGTAAATGAGATCAAACATTTAAGTTATTTATGGGTTGGTTGTAGATCGCGTTTAAAGGAAGTATCATGGGAAGAGTGGTGCAATTTTGATATGTCGAGTAAATGTTTGTAG